In Spinacia oleracea cultivar Varoflay chromosome 5, BTI_SOV_V1, whole genome shotgun sequence, a single window of DNA contains:
- the LOC110789886 gene encoding flavonoid 3'-monooxygenase → MSPLEIISYTIAIAIAIAIITYYLITTIIFRHPRPLPPGPKPWPIVGNLPHMGPVPHQGLAALAQKYGPLLYMRLGYVHVVVAASASVAAQFLKTHDANFSSRPPNSGAKHIAYNYQDMVFAPYGQRWRLLRKISSLHLFSTKAMEDYKPIRQEEVGILTKALVKAESKEAVQLGQLLNVCTTNALSRVMLGKRVFGDGTGESDKKSEEFKDMVMELMVLAGEFNIGDFVPALEWLDLQGIATKMKKLHKRFDNFLGAILEEHKAKFKGGNFGGDFLSTLISLKDNCDGEGGKLTDIEIKALLLNMFTAGTDTSSSTTEWAIAELIRHPKILAHVQQELDSIVGQDRLVNESDLPNLPYFQAVMKEVFRLHPSTPLSLPRVSAEPCEINGYYIPKNTTLLVNVWAIARDPNVWADPLEFRPERFLKGGERPNADVKGNDFEVIPFGAGRRICAGMSLGLRMVQLLTAALVHGFDWKLAHGLAQEKLNMEEAYGLTLQRKVPLMVYPLPRLPAKAYTTTY, encoded by the exons ATGTCACCCTTAGAAATAATCTCTTACACTATTGCCATTGCCATTGCCATTGCCATCATCACCTACTACCTCATTACCACCATCATCTTTCGACACCCCCGGCCGCTTCCGCCGGGGCCAAAGCCATGGCCAATAGTCGGAAACCTCCCACACATGGGCCCAGTCCCACACCAGGGACTGGCAGCCCTGGCTCAAAAGTATGGGCCACTCCTCTACATGAGACTAGGCTACGTCCATGTAGTGGTGGCGGCGTCGGCTTCGGTGGCGGCGCAGTTTTTAAAAACTCATGATGCAAATTTCTCAAGTAGGCCTCCAAATTCAGGGGCAAAGCATATAGCATATAACTACCAAGACATGGTGTTTGCACCTTATGGTCAAAGATGGAGGCTTCTTAGGAAGATTTCTTCACTTCATTTGTTCTCTACTAAGGCCATGGAAGACTACAAACCAATTCGACAG GAGGAAGTGGGCATACTAACAAAGGCACTAGTAAAGGCAGAATCAAAAGAAGCAGTTCAACTAGGACAACTTTTGAATGTGTGCACCACCAATGCTCTCTCAAGGGTGATGCTAGGAAAGAGAGTGTTCGGCGACGGCACCGGCGAAAGTGATAAAAAATCAGAGGAATTCAAGGATATGGTAATGGAACTCATGGTTCTCGCCGGAGAATTTAACATCGGCGACTTTGTTCCGGCGTTGGAATGGTTAGACTTACAAGGGATTGCTACTAAGATGAAAAAACTTCATAAGAGGTTTGACAATTTTCTTGGTGCCATTTTGGAAGAACACAAGGCTAAATTTAAGGGTGGTAATTTTGGTGGGGATTTCCTTAGCACTTTGATCTCTTTAAAAGATAATTGTGATGGTGAGGGTGGCAAGTTGACTGACATTGAAATCAAGGCCTTACTCTTG AATATGTTCACAGCAGGGACTGACACGTCATCAAGTACAACAGAATGGGCCATAGCAGAACTAATCCGCCATCCCAAAATCTTGGCCCATGTTCAACAAGAGCTAGACTCAATCGTGGGTCAAGACCGACTTGTTAACGAATCCGACCTACCGAACTTACCTTACTTCCAAGCCGTGATGAAAGAGGTATTCCGGCTCCACCCATCGACACCACTCTCCCTCCCTCGAGTCTCGGCCGAGCCATGTGAAATCAATGGTTACTACATTCCTAAAAACACTACTCTCTTGGTCAATGTATGGGCCATAGCGCGTGATCCAAATGTTTGGGCCGACCCACTAGAGTTCAGGCCTGAAAGGTTCTTAAAAGGCGGGGAGAGGCCCAACGCAGATGTTAAGGGTAATGATTTTGAGGTGATCCCGTTTGGGGCCGGGCGGAGGATATGCGCCGGGATGAGCTTAGGGCTTCGTATGGTCCAATTATTGACAGCCGCTTTGGTCCATGGTTTTGACTGGAAGTTAGCCCATGGGCTTGCACAAGAAAAGCTGAACATGGAAGAGGCTTATGGGCTGACGTTGCAACGTAAGGTTCCCTTGATGGTCTACCCGCTACCTCGGCTGCCAGCCAAAGCCTATACCACAACTTACTAA